Proteins encoded by one window of Kribbella flavida DSM 17836:
- a CDS encoding beta-N-acetylglucosaminidase domain-containing protein — protein MRRFVIAAVTSLAVVVPAAVVAPAAAAATKELSRVTPQPQQVSPRQDGFGLGRTVGLVRGAQADPDAERVVRSTLERAGVRTVRATDGNDPGTAVTVWLGGGDRALDQLEVASPSGLPTEGYVLAAGTSGRRHHVVLAGVDTDGTYYAAQTFAQLVRGERLPGVEIRDWPTMRYRGSIEGFYGTPWSHADRLDHLDYLGAHRMNTYEYAPKDDPYHREQWRDPYPAEKLAQLGELVDRARRSKVDFTFALSPGLSVCYTSDADYQALIAKFEALYGLGARAFNVPLDDIDYNTWHCAADREKYGTGGGAAGRAQSDLLNRVQREWIVTKPDVAPLQLVPTEYYNVTETPYKKALREQLDRAVVVHWTGIGVIPKTITSAEAAQAKAVFGHDILIWDNYPVNDYLAGRIPLADYSGREPGIADQVVGVISNPMNQAAVSKVALYSFAELGWNPAAYDEQDSWRRALAERAGGDRRTLDALRVFADLNTNDTTLHPETAPELAAQVAAFWTAWEAGNEQAALTAIRPAFRAVREVPATIRAGVVDPAFSVEAKAWLDATEVWGRALLESVRLLEAVSNGEGAAAWARRQQIDRLVTQAKAIRDVRAPHSSTYPRIGEGVVDTFVSRAGLLHDQWMGLEPRRTASATIPTYAEHVPARMVDGKDSTYYWSNRAPQAGDEIRVDLGSVRAIGDIAVLMGKAGSPNDYLHSGALEWSADGTSWTELTRATTAEVRATAPAGTKARYVRYRALADNPSFWLVVREFTVQVTDGSELVLTATSTSPGDPSAVVDGDVGTAYTAAPPAVGDLLTITASAPTAVDRVTVLQREGAVGRGRLQVLTSAGWQDAGAVNGAYTAIGIGATVEAVRIRWAEGTAGPQVAELVLRRAG, from the coding sequence ATGCGCCGGTTCGTGATCGCCGCTGTGACCAGTCTTGCCGTCGTCGTCCCAGCCGCCGTCGTGGCTCCAGCGGCCGCCGCGGCGACCAAGGAGCTGAGCCGTGTGACGCCCCAGCCTCAGCAGGTCAGTCCTCGCCAGGACGGGTTCGGTCTCGGCCGGACCGTCGGACTGGTCCGGGGCGCGCAGGCCGACCCGGACGCCGAACGGGTCGTGCGATCCACCCTCGAGCGTGCCGGAGTCCGCACCGTGCGGGCGACCGACGGCAACGACCCCGGCACAGCGGTGACCGTCTGGCTCGGCGGTGGAGATCGTGCTCTCGACCAGCTGGAGGTCGCGTCGCCCTCCGGACTTCCCACCGAGGGCTACGTGCTGGCTGCCGGCACCAGCGGCCGCCGCCACCACGTCGTCCTGGCCGGCGTCGACACCGACGGCACGTACTACGCGGCGCAGACCTTCGCGCAACTGGTCCGCGGCGAGCGGCTGCCGGGCGTCGAGATCCGCGATTGGCCGACGATGCGTTACCGCGGCTCGATCGAGGGTTTCTACGGGACCCCCTGGTCGCACGCCGACCGGCTCGACCATCTCGACTACCTCGGCGCGCACCGGATGAACACCTACGAGTACGCCCCGAAGGACGACCCGTACCACCGGGAGCAGTGGCGCGACCCGTACCCGGCCGAGAAGCTGGCCCAGCTCGGGGAACTGGTCGACCGAGCCCGGCGCAGCAAGGTCGACTTCACCTTCGCCCTCTCGCCCGGACTCTCGGTCTGCTACACCTCCGACGCCGACTACCAGGCGCTGATCGCGAAGTTCGAGGCGTTGTACGGGCTGGGCGCGCGGGCCTTCAACGTGCCGCTGGACGACATCGACTACAACACCTGGCACTGCGCGGCGGACCGCGAGAAGTACGGCACCGGCGGCGGTGCGGCCGGCCGGGCCCAGAGCGACCTGCTGAACCGGGTCCAGCGGGAGTGGATCGTGACGAAGCCGGACGTGGCGCCGCTGCAGCTGGTGCCGACGGAGTACTACAACGTCACCGAGACGCCGTACAAGAAGGCGTTGCGGGAGCAGCTGGACCGGGCGGTCGTCGTGCACTGGACCGGGATCGGCGTGATTCCGAAGACCATCACCAGCGCGGAGGCGGCGCAGGCGAAGGCGGTGTTCGGCCACGACATCCTGATCTGGGACAACTACCCGGTCAACGACTACTTGGCCGGCCGGATTCCGCTCGCCGACTACAGCGGCCGTGAACCGGGCATCGCCGACCAGGTCGTCGGTGTCATCTCCAACCCGATGAACCAGGCCGCCGTCAGCAAGGTCGCGCTGTACTCCTTCGCCGAGCTCGGCTGGAACCCAGCGGCGTACGACGAGCAGGACTCGTGGCGGCGGGCGCTCGCCGAACGCGCCGGGGGTGACCGCCGGACGCTCGACGCGCTCCGGGTGTTCGCCGATCTGAACACGAACGACACGACCTTGCACCCGGAGACGGCGCCGGAGCTGGCGGCTCAGGTGGCGGCGTTCTGGACGGCCTGGGAGGCGGGCAACGAGCAGGCGGCGCTGACCGCGATCCGGCCGGCCTTCCGCGCGGTGCGCGAGGTGCCGGCAACGATCCGTGCCGGCGTGGTGGACCCGGCGTTCAGCGTGGAGGCGAAGGCCTGGCTGGACGCGACCGAAGTGTGGGGACGCGCGTTGCTGGAGTCGGTGCGGCTGCTGGAAGCAGTGAGCAACGGCGAAGGTGCCGCCGCGTGGGCCCGGCGGCAGCAGATCGACCGGCTGGTGACGCAGGCCAAGGCGATCCGCGACGTGCGCGCGCCACACTCCAGCACCTACCCGCGGATCGGTGAGGGCGTCGTCGACACGTTCGTCAGTCGCGCGGGCCTGCTGCACGACCAGTGGATGGGCCTCGAACCTCGCCGAACCGCTTCGGCCACTATCCCGACGTACGCCGAGCACGTCCCGGCGCGCATGGTCGACGGCAAGGACTCGACCTACTACTGGAGCAACCGGGCGCCGCAGGCCGGTGACGAGATCCGCGTCGACCTCGGCTCCGTGCGCGCGATCGGTGACATCGCGGTGCTGATGGGCAAGGCGGGCAGCCCGAACGACTACCTGCACTCGGGCGCGCTCGAGTGGAGCGCCGACGGGACGAGCTGGACCGAACTGACGCGCGCGACGACGGCCGAGGTGCGGGCGACCGCACCGGCCGGGACGAAGGCGCGGTACGTCCGGTACCGCGCGCTCGCGGACAACCCGTCGTTCTGGCTGGTCGTCCGCGAGTTCACGGTCCAGGTCACCGACGGGTCCGAACTGGTGCTGACGGCAACGAGCACGTCGCCCGGAGACCCGTCCGCCGTGGTCGACGGCGACGTCGGTACGGCGTACACCGCCGCGCCGCCGGCCGTCGGCGACCTGCTGACCATCACCGCCTCGGCGCCCACCGCGGTGGACCGCGTCACCGTGCTGCAGCGGGAGGGAGCGGTCGGTCGCGGCCGGCTGCAGGTGCTCACCTCCGCCGGCTGGCAGGACGCCGGAGCCGTCAACGGCGCCTACACCGCGATCGGTATCGGCGCGACTGTCGAGGCCGTGCGGATTCGCTGGGCCGAGGGCACGGCCGGGCCGCAGGTCGCCGAACTGGTACTGCGTCGCGCGGGATGA
- a CDS encoding ABC transporter ATP-binding protein has protein sequence MFKQRRGRSKQGDGAAVLVAEAPAYAVTLDSVTKTYRTGATEVRALDGVSLGLRRGSFTAVMGPSGSGKSTFLHCAAGLDQPTSGTVWLGDTELTRLDEKQLTVQRRTRIGFVFQAYNLIPSLSVRDNITLPLRFSGVPVDEAWLAQIVQEVGLGDRLTHRPSELSGGQQQRVAIARALITRPEAVFADEPTGALDSRTGKQVLQLMRSLVDSLGQTILMVTHDPVAASWADRVVFLADGRLAGELADPTAETVAAHLTHLGEW, from the coding sequence ATGTTCAAGCAGCGCAGAGGGCGCAGCAAGCAGGGCGACGGCGCCGCCGTTCTGGTCGCGGAGGCCCCGGCGTACGCCGTCACACTGGACTCGGTGACGAAGACCTACCGGACCGGGGCGACCGAGGTGCGGGCGCTGGACGGTGTCTCGCTCGGCCTGCGGCGGGGCAGCTTCACCGCGGTGATGGGCCCGTCGGGCTCCGGCAAGAGCACCTTCCTGCACTGTGCGGCCGGGCTGGACCAGCCGACCTCGGGCACCGTGTGGCTGGGCGACACCGAGCTGACCCGGCTCGACGAGAAGCAGTTGACCGTGCAGCGCCGGACGCGGATCGGCTTCGTCTTCCAGGCCTACAACCTGATCCCGTCGCTGTCCGTGCGCGACAACATCACCTTGCCGCTGCGCTTCTCCGGCGTGCCGGTCGACGAGGCGTGGCTGGCGCAGATCGTGCAGGAGGTCGGACTGGGCGACCGGCTCACCCACAGGCCCAGTGAGCTGTCCGGTGGCCAGCAGCAACGAGTCGCGATCGCGCGAGCGCTGATCACCCGCCCCGAAGCGGTGTTCGCGGACGAGCCCACGGGGGCGCTCGACTCGCGGACCGGCAAGCAGGTCCTGCAGCTGATGCGCTCGCTCGTCGACTCGCTCGGCCAGACGATCCTGATGGTGACGCACGACCCGGTCGCAGCGTCCTGGGCGGACAGGGTCGTGTTCCTGGCCGACGGCCGGCTGGCCGGCGAGCTCGCCGATCCGACCGCCGAGACCGTCGCCGCGCACCTGACGCACCTCGGGGAGTGGTGA
- a CDS encoding ABC transporter permease — translation MFSFAWSTLRTRWTGFAGAFIALFCGAALISACGLLLQSGLLAGISPERYAGASVMVAANQKLAVAESPDTEFGDHVPLAANRLGEIAAVPGVAQAVPDYSFRLTLAGKTGALVHGEDGSTPYGHGRGSVALGPLTVRDGSLPTARSDVALDRAAATAGGYVIGDQVRLAVGSRPATYRLTGIVDPAAGTFRQPVVLFTDDEAKQLSGKPGHLYAVGVLAAPGVDPGELADTIEQRLGGAVTTSTGDGMGKLEFQDSSAASSLLMAVAGSFGGIAAIVAMFVVASTLGLSVQQRRRELALLRAVAATPRQVHRLIGAEILIVSLAASVPGAVLGYGLVWLLRAAFVGVGVIPADYGLSLLPLPLLAAVVLSVLTARLAGWMSARRAVKIRPVEALGESSVETPRLGPVRTLIGLVLLVGGLVMCAMPLFFAGDVGTILAATSSLVLVIAVGLLGPRIVQGALALVGPFLRRSGGAASYLAAANTTQNSRRVAAAVVPLVLAITIMIVQVSVGAAQVKEAGRQADQGVVADLVVASAGAGLSPDLVDRIRETPGVRTATAVTRGPATIRFASPADGSVQETLGFPAQGVVAANLADTLDLDVREGDTTKLVGEGTVALSESAAQQTRSGLGEQIELFLGDGTRLTPEVVAIYHHGMGFGDVTLPRDVLLDHLSTRLDDSVLVRAGSGVQASTLAAGLTDQIEGELGVVLADRATMAEAQQAGLDLNRWTNLILLAALFGYVAINVANSLVMGTTARRREFALLRLVGISNRQVRRMMLVESGVVIGLALVVSTLLCLPPMVGVALGLSEGATAMPTFSPVTSALTAAGVVALGLLSIMLPTRRALRRRPVDAIGARD, via the coding sequence GTGTTCTCGTTCGCGTGGAGCACGCTCCGGACCCGCTGGACCGGTTTCGCCGGTGCCTTCATCGCCCTGTTCTGCGGAGCCGCGCTGATCTCCGCCTGCGGTCTGCTGCTGCAGTCCGGCCTGCTCGCCGGGATCAGCCCCGAGCGGTACGCCGGCGCGTCGGTGATGGTGGCGGCGAACCAGAAGCTGGCGGTCGCCGAGTCGCCCGACACCGAGTTCGGCGACCACGTTCCCCTGGCCGCGAACCGGCTCGGCGAGATCGCCGCCGTGCCCGGGGTCGCGCAGGCCGTGCCGGACTACTCGTTCCGGCTGACCCTGGCCGGTAAGACCGGTGCCCTGGTCCACGGCGAGGACGGCAGCACGCCGTACGGGCACGGTCGCGGTTCCGTTGCGCTCGGCCCCTTGACGGTGCGGGACGGGTCGTTGCCCACAGCCCGTTCCGACGTCGCGCTGGACCGGGCCGCCGCGACCGCGGGCGGCTACGTGATCGGTGACCAGGTGAGGCTGGCGGTCGGATCGCGGCCGGCCACCTACCGGCTGACCGGCATCGTCGACCCGGCAGCCGGCACGTTTCGCCAGCCGGTCGTCCTGTTCACCGACGACGAGGCCAAGCAACTGTCCGGCAAGCCCGGCCACCTGTACGCCGTGGGCGTGCTCGCCGCGCCCGGCGTCGATCCGGGCGAGTTGGCCGACACCATCGAGCAGCGGCTGGGCGGCGCCGTCACCACCTCCACCGGCGACGGCATGGGCAAGCTGGAGTTCCAGGACTCCTCGGCCGCGTCCTCGCTGCTGATGGCGGTCGCGGGCTCGTTCGGCGGCATCGCGGCGATCGTCGCGATGTTCGTGGTGGCCAGCACGCTGGGGCTGTCGGTCCAGCAGCGGCGCCGGGAGCTTGCCTTGCTGCGCGCGGTCGCCGCCACGCCCCGGCAGGTGCACCGGCTGATCGGTGCCGAGATCCTGATCGTGTCGCTGGCCGCCTCGGTGCCCGGCGCGGTGCTCGGCTACGGACTGGTCTGGCTGCTGCGCGCGGCGTTCGTCGGGGTCGGGGTGATCCCGGCCGACTACGGGCTTTCCCTGCTGCCGCTGCCGCTGCTGGCCGCGGTGGTGCTCTCGGTCCTGACCGCGCGGCTCGCGGGCTGGATGTCGGCGCGCCGTGCGGTGAAGATCCGGCCGGTCGAAGCGCTGGGGGAGTCGAGTGTGGAGACCCCGCGGCTCGGCCCGGTCCGGACGCTGATCGGCCTCGTGCTGCTGGTCGGTGGCTTGGTGATGTGCGCGATGCCGCTGTTCTTCGCCGGGGACGTCGGCACCATCCTGGCCGCGACCTCGTCGCTGGTCCTGGTGATCGCCGTCGGTCTGCTCGGCCCGCGCATCGTCCAGGGCGCGCTGGCGCTGGTCGGCCCGTTCCTACGTCGCTCGGGCGGCGCGGCGAGCTACCTGGCCGCGGCCAACACCACACAGAACTCCCGCCGGGTCGCGGCTGCCGTCGTACCGCTGGTCCTGGCGATCACGATCATGATCGTGCAGGTGTCGGTGGGCGCCGCGCAGGTCAAGGAGGCCGGCCGGCAGGCGGACCAGGGCGTGGTCGCCGATCTCGTGGTGGCCAGCGCGGGCGCGGGGTTGTCGCCGGACCTGGTGGACCGGATCCGGGAGACGCCCGGCGTACGGACCGCGACGGCGGTGACCCGGGGGCCCGCGACCATCCGGTTTGCCAGTCCCGCCGACGGTTCGGTGCAGGAGACACTCGGCTTCCCGGCCCAGGGCGTCGTCGCCGCGAACCTGGCCGACACCCTCGACCTCGACGTCCGCGAGGGCGACACCACGAAACTCGTGGGGGAGGGGACCGTCGCGCTGAGCGAGTCCGCGGCCCAGCAGACCAGGTCCGGGCTCGGCGAACAGATCGAACTGTTCCTGGGCGACGGCACCCGGCTGACGCCCGAGGTGGTGGCGATCTACCACCACGGCATGGGCTTCGGCGACGTGACGCTGCCGCGCGACGTGCTGCTCGACCACCTGTCCACCCGTCTCGACGACTCGGTCCTCGTCCGCGCCGGGTCCGGGGTGCAAGCGAGCACCCTGGCGGCCGGTCTGACCGACCAGATCGAGGGTGAGCTGGGCGTCGTGCTCGCCGACCGCGCGACCATGGCGGAGGCACAGCAGGCCGGGCTCGACCTCAACCGCTGGACGAACCTGATCCTGCTCGCCGCGCTCTTCGGCTACGTCGCGATCAACGTCGCCAACAGCCTCGTGATGGGGACGACGGCCCGGCGGCGCGAGTTCGCCCTGCTCCGGCTGGTCGGTATCAGCAACCGGCAGGTCCGCCGGATGATGCTGGTCGAGTCGGGCGTCGTGATCGGCCTGGCCCTGGTGGTCAGCACGCTGCTCTGCCTGCCGCCGATGGTCGGCGTCGCGCTCGGTCTCAGCGAGGGCGCCACGGCGATGCCGACGTTCTCTCCGGTCACCAGCGCACTCACCGCGGCCGGAGTCGTCGCGCTCGGGTTGCTGTCGATCATGCTGCCGACCCGGCGAGCACTGCGCCGGCGTCCGGTGGACGCGATCGGGGCCCGCGACTAA
- a CDS encoding bifunctional 5,10-methylenetetrahydrofolate dehydrogenase/5,10-methenyltetrahydrofolate cyclohydrolase, which produces MTTTSSQDLTNTARPMVGTDLAAEMVAKAAERARKLQDATGVQPCLATVLVGDDPASATYVRMKQNRSKKAGIGSVSVVLPAETTTEQLVAELTRLSEDPAVHGILLQHPVPDQIDERAAFEAIAPAKDVDGVTMHSFAAMAFGQPGLRSCTPGGILRLLEAYDVPLAGAHAVVIGRSPILGKPAGMLLLASNATVTYTHSRTRGLPELVRQADVVVAAVGKPNFVRGDWLKPGAVVVDAGYNEGNVGDVHAEEAARVASLLTPVPGGVGPMTIALLLEQTVDAAEAQTARR; this is translated from the coding sequence ATGACCACGACCAGTTCTCAGGACCTCACCAACACCGCCCGGCCGATGGTCGGCACCGACCTGGCCGCCGAGATGGTGGCGAAGGCTGCCGAGCGGGCCCGGAAGCTGCAGGACGCGACCGGCGTCCAGCCGTGCCTGGCCACCGTGCTGGTCGGCGACGACCCGGCCTCCGCGACGTATGTGCGGATGAAGCAGAACCGCAGCAAGAAGGCCGGTATCGGCTCGGTCAGCGTCGTGCTGCCCGCCGAGACCACCACCGAGCAGTTGGTCGCCGAGCTGACCCGGCTCTCGGAGGACCCGGCCGTGCACGGCATCCTGCTGCAGCACCCGGTGCCGGACCAGATCGACGAGCGGGCCGCGTTCGAGGCGATCGCGCCGGCCAAGGACGTCGACGGCGTCACCATGCACTCGTTCGCCGCGATGGCCTTCGGCCAACCCGGCCTCCGGTCCTGCACCCCCGGCGGCATCCTGCGCCTGCTGGAGGCGTACGACGTCCCGCTGGCCGGCGCGCACGCGGTCGTGATCGGCCGCAGCCCGATTCTCGGCAAGCCCGCCGGAATGTTGCTGCTGGCATCGAACGCCACCGTCACCTACACCCACTCGCGGACCCGCGGCCTGCCCGAGCTGGTCCGGCAGGCCGACGTCGTGGTCGCCGCGGTCGGCAAGCCGAACTTCGTCCGCGGCGACTGGCTCAAGCCGGGCGCGGTGGTGGTCGATGCCGGGTACAACGAGGGCAACGTCGGTGACGTGCACGCCGAGGAGGCGGCCCGGGTGGCGAGCCTGCTGACGCCGGTGCCCGGCGGGGTCGGCCCGATGACGATCGCGCTGCTGCTGGAGCAGACCGTCGACGCCGCGGAGGCGCAAACGGCGAGACGATGA
- the aroH gene encoding chorismate mutase, with product MAVRAIRGATQLEADEREHLLERTAELVRAVLEANDLGAEELISILFTVTPDLHSEFPAVAGRQIGLTDVPLMCMQEIDVPHALPRVVRMMVHAESPRSRDKIQHVYLHGAVALRPDLTGAQ from the coding sequence GTGGCGGTACGGGCGATCCGGGGTGCCACCCAGCTCGAGGCGGACGAGCGCGAGCACCTGCTCGAGCGCACCGCCGAGCTGGTCCGGGCGGTGCTGGAGGCGAACGACCTCGGGGCCGAGGAGCTGATCAGCATCCTGTTCACCGTCACCCCCGACCTGCACTCGGAGTTCCCGGCGGTGGCCGGCCGGCAGATCGGCCTGACCGACGTACCGCTGATGTGCATGCAGGAGATCGACGTACCGCACGCGCTGCCGCGGGTGGTCCGGATGATGGTGCACGCGGAGTCGCCGCGGTCGCGGGACAAGATCCAGCACGTCTACCTGCACGGCGCGGTGGCGCTGCGCCCCGACCTGACCGGCGCCCAGTGA
- a CDS encoding prephenate dehydrogenase has product MTELRGPVRIVGTGLIGTSIGLALARLGVVVEVVDADPDNALMAERIGAGTRLVQLEPQLVVVAVPPDHVGAVITEQLEQTDAVVTDAASVKGKPLADAKALTAASGRTADLARYVGSHPMAGSERNGPLAGRADLFEGATWAITPHETSDPDATELVRRLAEACGARTVELSVPDHDLAVARVSHLPQLMSSLAAGTLVDAPAEHLELSGQGVRDVTRIAAGDPGLWTQIVAANSPALSGLLEQIRDELDRLLIALSKEETDDEVTAVLRRGVSGAVRVPGKHGTPHIELVTVLVTIPDRPGQLARLFADAAASGANVEDLRIDHSPGRPVGEVELAVKPASVDQLVEVLTERGWVVHR; this is encoded by the coding sequence GTGACCGAGCTGCGTGGACCGGTCCGGATCGTCGGCACCGGCCTGATCGGGACCTCGATCGGACTGGCGCTGGCGCGGCTCGGCGTGGTCGTCGAGGTGGTCGACGCCGATCCCGACAACGCGCTGATGGCCGAGCGGATCGGGGCCGGCACCCGGCTGGTTCAGTTGGAGCCGCAGCTGGTGGTGGTCGCCGTCCCGCCGGACCACGTCGGCGCGGTGATCACCGAACAGCTGGAGCAGACCGATGCCGTCGTCACCGACGCGGCGAGCGTCAAGGGCAAGCCGCTGGCCGACGCCAAGGCGCTCACCGCGGCGAGCGGCCGGACGGCGGACCTCGCTCGCTACGTCGGCAGCCACCCGATGGCCGGCTCCGAGCGCAACGGCCCGCTGGCCGGCCGCGCCGACCTGTTCGAGGGCGCCACCTGGGCGATTACGCCGCACGAGACGAGCGATCCGGACGCAACGGAGCTGGTCCGCCGGCTCGCCGAGGCCTGCGGCGCACGTACGGTCGAGCTGTCCGTGCCCGACCACGACCTGGCCGTCGCCCGGGTCTCGCACCTCCCGCAGCTGATGTCCTCGCTGGCGGCCGGCACGCTGGTCGACGCTCCCGCCGAGCACCTGGAGCTGTCCGGCCAGGGGGTGCGCGACGTGACCCGGATCGCGGCCGGCGACCCCGGGCTGTGGACGCAGATCGTCGCCGCCAACTCACCGGCGCTGAGCGGACTGCTGGAGCAGATCCGCGACGAGCTGGACCGGCTGCTGATTGCCCTCAGCAAGGAGGAGACCGACGACGAGGTGACCGCCGTACTGCGGCGGGGTGTCTCCGGCGCGGTCCGGGTGCCGGGCAAGCACGGTACGCCGCACATCGAGCTGGTCACCGTGCTGGTGACGATTCCCGACCGGCCCGGTCAGCTGGCCCGGCTGTTCGCCGACGCCGCCGCGTCCGGGGCCAACGTCGAGGACCTGCGAATCGACCACAGCCCGGGCCGCCCGGTCGGTGAGGTGGAGCTGGCGGTCAAGCCGGCCTCGGTCGACCAGCTGGTGGAGGTACTGACCGAGCGTGGCTGGGTCGTGCACCGGTAA
- the cmk gene encoding (d)CMP kinase, giving the protein MIIAVDGPSGSGKSSTARGVATRLGLSYLDTGAMYRAVTWSVLEHGLDLTDVTAVAERARAVDLGISTDPGLAHFTADGSDVTEAIRDPRISENVSKVATNLDVRKELIRRQREIIDAAQPGGGIVVEGRDIATVVATDAELKVLLTADQEARMARRKAELAAGSVTAEQLRDQIVRRDADDATVSQFEVASDGAVTIDSTHLTLEEVVDVISRLAKEAEAAPRDQES; this is encoded by the coding sequence ATGATCATCGCTGTCGACGGCCCGAGCGGTTCCGGTAAATCGAGCACGGCCCGTGGAGTGGCCACCCGGCTGGGTCTGAGCTACCTGGACACCGGCGCGATGTACCGGGCGGTGACCTGGTCGGTGCTCGAGCACGGGCTCGACCTGACCGACGTCACGGCGGTCGCGGAGCGGGCCCGCGCGGTCGACCTGGGCATCAGCACCGACCCGGGCCTGGCCCACTTCACGGCCGACGGCAGCGACGTGACCGAGGCGATCCGCGACCCGCGGATCAGCGAGAACGTGAGCAAGGTCGCCACCAACCTGGACGTGCGCAAGGAGCTGATCCGCCGCCAGCGCGAGATCATCGACGCCGCTCAGCCAGGCGGCGGCATCGTGGTCGAGGGCCGCGACATCGCCACCGTGGTGGCCACCGACGCGGAGCTGAAGGTGCTGCTCACCGCCGACCAGGAGGCCCGGATGGCCCGCCGCAAGGCCGAGCTGGCCGCCGGGTCGGTGACCGCCGAGCAGTTGCGCGACCAGATCGTGCGCCGCGACGCCGACGACGCCACCGTGTCCCAGTTCGAGGTCGCCTCCGACGGCGCGGTGACGATCGACTCCACCCACCTCACGCTGGAGGAGGTCGTCGACGTGATCAGCCGGCTCGCGAAGGAGGCCGAGGCCGCCCCGCGCGACCAGGAGTCATGA
- a CDS encoding lysophospholipid acyltransferase family protein, whose amino-acid sequence MRAELTGHHELPRTDDLAPLPYRLGTVLRRAVRPYLRWRYDLTVHHDERFPRTGPVLLAPNHLGLLDGPLLGAIAPRMLHQLGKIEAFQGVQGKVLHLAGQIPVDRTTYDTLAVRKAIKVLRDGNVLSIYPEGTRGPGDFRRVRTGVAYLAMVSGAPILPVALLGTRLPGGDIELFPPRGSRVDVVYGEPFSVERVPFPRRHSDVRAVADQIGEVLRAHVRAAVEATGHPLPGAPDQKDPDE is encoded by the coding sequence ATGAGGGCCGAACTGACCGGGCATCACGAGCTGCCCCGGACCGACGACCTGGCACCGCTGCCGTACCGGCTCGGTACGGTGCTTCGTCGTGCCGTCCGGCCGTACCTGCGCTGGCGCTACGACCTGACCGTGCACCACGACGAGCGGTTCCCGCGCACCGGGCCGGTGCTGCTCGCGCCGAACCACCTCGGCCTGCTCGACGGACCGCTGCTGGGCGCGATCGCGCCGCGGATGCTGCACCAGCTCGGCAAGATCGAGGCGTTCCAGGGAGTGCAGGGCAAGGTGCTGCACCTGGCCGGGCAGATCCCGGTCGACCGGACGACGTACGACACGCTCGCGGTGCGCAAGGCGATCAAGGTGCTGCGCGACGGCAACGTGCTGAGCATTTACCCGGAAGGCACCCGCGGGCCGGGCGACTTCCGCCGGGTCCGGACCGGAGTGGCCTACCTGGCGATGGTCAGCGGCGCCCCGATCCTGCCGGTCGCGCTGCTCGGGACCCGGCTGCCCGGCGGCGACATCGAGTTGTTCCCGCCCCGCGGGAGCCGGGTCGACGTGGTGTACGGCGAACCCTTCTCGGTCGAGCGCGTACCCTTTCCCCGGAGGCACTCCGACGTACGCGCGGTTGCCGACCAGATCGGCGAGGTGTTGCGGGCGCACGTCCGGGCTGCCGTCGAAGCCACCGGCCACCCACTCCCGGGCGCGCCAGACCAGAAGGATCCTGATGAGTGA